The Diorhabda carinulata isolate Delta chromosome 4, icDioCari1.1, whole genome shotgun sequence genomic interval AGCTTCGGTATCATTTTATACGGTATGGTCCTCGGTCAGTTACCTTTTGTTACTAGCAGATCCACACAGCTTCCGTCTCAAGAAAGAAGAAAGCAATTGGTAGAACAGATAAACAAAGGCTTGAGTACGTCTCATCGTAGAGCTCTGTCATCGTTCACAACGGAATTTAGAAGTTTGATGAGTAGATTATTAGTGGCGGATATCACGAGAAGAATCACAACTAAAGAATTAGCAGTCCATCCGTGGATAACAGATAGAGGTAAAAAGATAATAGTCGCTAATCCTCTGAAGAATTTAGATTCTTACGAAAAGAGTAAAATAGTGAGTAAAATCAATACATCTTTACAAATGGAGCCTAAAGTTTTGAGTTCGACTTTAGTTCAAGAGCCTTTAGGTAGAATTGCGGGTATGTTTAATATTCTCAAACGACGATATCAACTGAGTCAAGTACATGGTGACGGCACTTCACAAACCATGTCATCGTTGAAcattttcgaattaaaaaatttgtcgaaatctttggaaaaaaaaagttcGAGCAGTACTAGAGAACACAAATTGAAAATGCTACAAACCGCTTTCCAAAAATCCCAAACGACCCAAACGCAAACGAAAAAACCTGATTATCGTTCGCCGAGAGTGTCATTAAGCGAAGGAAAACCGTCGAAACCAACCAATCCAATCATcgaacaagaaaaaatcaaatcagcgaaaataaaaaaatattccaaaatcaGACCAAACACTGTAcaagaaattattaaacaagAACACGAATTGGAGAAAATTGAGGAATCTATTAGACCCAGTACCGTTCAGCCACTTTCGCAAACAAAAAGTTCCCCTGTAGATTATAGAGAAATCAAATCTCCTTGTTTAAGAAGAAAAGTTTATTCCGCCACTATAACCCAACACATCAATTCcccaaaacaaaataaatcacctacaaatttaaaacaaaaagatattccTCTAGTACCTACAAAAGCATCGGAAAAACTTGACGTTCCGTTCGGAATCAAACTTCCTAAACTGATACTACACAATTCGAAACccaacaaaaaacaaatccCTCTACTTCCAAAAAAATCCAAGAACCTAAAACCGAAAGAGAAAGAATATACGGCTAAGATAGAACTCAAAAGAAGTAGCGATTTGAAAGCTTCAAAAAAGTTACTAGAAATATCGCATTCCACCGAATCGCCCCATTATTCCAAGAAAGAAGTATCGTTACGACCTCCTGACGCGAATCCAGAAAATACCAACTCGAAATCAGAACATAGAACAAGAAGACCGCCAACTACAGCTCCTTTAcatgaaatattagaaacatCTCTAAGAACAGCAGGCATTGTAACTTCTAATTCAAAATCGATTAGAAAGCACTCCGGATCAACTAATATAAACGTTGGTTCAAAAGAAAGGAAAGAAGAACCTGTTGATAGATCCAATATGGCTTACGGTGATTACGTTAGCCGTGCCTCGACGACTCCAGCAGGACATAACAAAAAATTAGCTATTTATGATCCTATCGCCAAATCCATAGCTGATTATGTTTCAAACAACGTTTCTAATAAGATTTACCATTACCCTTGgcttaaaaaatgaaagttattgttgaaataagtcatattaaaatgtaaataaaatttactcAAATAACAAAATGGCAATAACTactatttgtgtttttatttaacttttattaaGGCCGCAGTTAAACTGATTGTTTCATACAAGAAAGAATTTAGTTAGCTACTGATATTACGTCTATGGCCAATGGTTTCTTATtaatcttttgttttattttctctaagagtttttaaaatgtttttggttGGTTCCATCTAGCTAGGACCTGGCCTCCCATCGTCTGGGTGCTCTTTCCCGTCCATCAGATTCTAAAAGCAACGTTTTCTTCTCGATATGATAAACAGATAACATAGAGCAACACTTTTATTGGTCTCGCATGAAAAAAAACCAACAGAATAACTTTATAGACGTTTTGTAATAAATCCGAAGGATAATGGATGCAGAATTTCACATTAAGTATAATGGTAACATCTTAGGCCCGTTTCACACCAATCTGgatcaatctggatcactccgaatcaagttgaatctgattcgtcatctccactctttcacaccagctgaatcaacctgaataaTTCTTACCTGGAATGTTTTATTCTTCGCCAATTCTCCTCCACACAGAAGATATGAGATTTCTGTTGCTGTGATTTTTATCACTGGCGTCATAAATCgcattattttctttaacttttaaaattaaataattccacgtccatctcgtatATTTGTTGATgcaagactgaccggacgaggaatctgacaggttgaatcCAACTGCGAtctcgaatcaaacctgattgaaccagattcgtccggtctgaaggcgggaaaagttgattcggagtgatcctgattgattcggattggtttggtgtgaaagggcctTTAGGCATACCGGCGATTCAGTTCTAATTTACttcaatgattatttttaagaaaacattACAAGtcgaaataatattaataaaaaacgttcaataattttattaggtATGTTAAAACTACTTCGCAACCCCAAGAGGGCTGAGAGCTGTTTCTTTCCCACTCACCCCATAgtgatgtttttatttttttgtattactatCAAAGGTTATTATACAACAACATGGCGAGGTTTTGAAAAACGAAACAGTTTCATCGTCTATCTGGAAGAAAAATCGTCTAGTTAATCgataaaattcgatattttttaattaaaaagaatgaaatttgtGAACTCATGTCCAGCTTTGTTGCCGCcgtattttcaatataactcGATAAAGTTCAAGATGAGGTGAACGGATGATGTGGATGATTCTGGAAATAGGAAAATACACAGAAAAGATATAAATGGAAGGAACTGAGAAAGATCTTTCTCTAAAGCTGGAAATGCTAATTGAAACTTGAGAGACCAATCGGAAACAGAATTTTTCAAACTTGAACCATACGCTgaatagattgtgtactttttaatatttcttaagCAGCTAGCGCCATCTCTAAATCATACCAGGACCATTCTCGTATTGTTTTAATGTCAGacactaaataataaaaaaaatctccgACACAAGTGAAAAATGCTTTAAGAGCGAATTTTAATAAAGTGAGAATATAAAGGTGATGAATTTATAATAGCatttattagtttataaatCAAGTTGAAAAGATTACTCGTggatagaaaaaataaacattagatTTGCTTCGTTCAATAAATGgaataataaagttttatgTCGATTTTAAAAAGGTGATAAAAGGTGTTGTTCATCGAGTAATCCAATTCGCTATGCATTTTTTACTTCTTTCATATTATATAATGAATTAACTGGTACTAATAGTGTTAAAATCAAGTATATTTATCAAGTTTACACAAATAAACGAAATCGAAACATTGCTACAGGTGTGTTTTagtattttctattcttttcatGTGTCTCATCCACattttcattagattttacGTTTTGCCTTTGATAAATTCTCTTCTTCTTGCTTTATCTTACTCTATCTAGTTATCTTTTTGGCTTTACTACTCTTGCTTCATCATCCTCCATGTTTACCAATGTTTCTTATCAAGTTTGCCACTTCTTTCACCTTATATGTGATAATTCCTGATTCTTATTGTGGTCTACTTTCTTTTGTGCTTTATCTACTCAATTCTCTTTCGTTTTTATCACTTTAactaatattattgatattccttcttcttttttacataAATCGATTCTTCTCTTTTATACATTTACCTTTCTATCGGTGTTCTGATTTTTGTTATCGTTCTTTGTATCTATTTCGTATTAAAAACTCTTCTTCTAAATTATGATAATGTGTTTTGGGACATTAATACTTTTATCTACAACTCCTAATTACCTATTTAATAACTACTCTTCTTCATattgcttttttatttgtttgtgagTCCGCAATCTCTTgtcacaattttgatttgaattttgaggtaCTTGACACCTCAAAATCTaatctattttcatttaaaaaaaaattaaatcaagtcACAATAATTAATAGAGTGAGAAAAATCGCTATaagtttaataaattaaatctacgggtatttttaatgtaatttataatattttactcaaggttcttataaatttatgtaGCCTACATCTGTTTCGATCGaatttaaatcgaaaaattgatcataaaaccagaattcatatttattttcattccaattgCTAATAATAGTAACATTTATAATACTTGAAAACTGTAACGATATGAATTACAGACATTAATTTTTACTTAATACACTGCGGTGAGTTTtcgaaaatcaataatttttcgtATTAATAGGTAACCTATAAATTGGCAGctgttaaaaattgattttaacaaGCAATAACTATAAGTGATTAATTGTAAACATATTACAGATATAGAATAATTCTACTCATTCATTCAgtattttgtataattgaatAACAAGTGAGGTggttcaaaaaattatgaaacatgTTACTGTGTAACAGTTTATTGTCCAGAATCCTCATCTATACAataaactgtttgttttattcataaaatagaaGCTATCATATCTGAACTGCTATTATAGTTCTTGGTTACCTCAGATTTATCAACAACAAGAACCCAACAAAACGCAAGGACTTTCAACAGAAAATACAAAACTGCTCCGTTGAGAAAATCACACTCAAATCATTTAATAAGTATAATAGAAATAGTAGACGAAAAAGATAGTTCTAATCGTTTAATTCACGATAGAATTAAAGGATTTTCCGATTTGGTCACGGTCGAATGGATCTGGAAGTAGCAGATGTCTGATATGGCTCAGTTGTTTAAAGTTTGGAGGAGAGGATTTATAGCTCACGATCAAACCTTGCAGTAACGTTTGGCGATATTCAACTACAATATCAACGAGTTTTTGTACATTTTGGTGAAGTAGATCTACTATAATACACCATGTATCAAAGAGTAGTCAAAACTATGGGTTTTTCTAGGTGGATTGGCGACAAAGAAGATACAAGATAGATAGAATCAATGACGAACATTATGTCAAATGACTGCGTTGATTTAGTGATGATGTGATCAAAGAAACAGTTTTGTTGTATAAAGATAATGCTAGGACTCAAATATGTGTAATTTCTatggtaaaaaatttgatttcaacgTTGGAATCatcttacaaaaaaatacctGTTGATAGACAGTCTATTTTATCtgtgttttattgaaaaaatcccCTAGAATGAATCAGGATCTCGAGTGTgcttttataacaaataaaatttgaatttatttcaaaaattcggaatGGAAACGTTGGTAGTTCCGCGTGATATGGCATATTCAGAAGCTGGattaccaaaaacaaaaaaaaaacacttattttcaGTAGatagaagaatttttttaataaatttatcgtCATCTAACTTAAAAGGTTGTAgtgaaaatgttaatttataaatCTCGATCCTACCTCAAATAATCTTTTCCAACTCATTTTGGATAATGTTTATTATTGTCAGTTTCACTAATATTCGCAAATTTTCCGCATACTTCTTTAAACTCAGTAATATCTCGGACACGCACGCTCTAATACTaacgaattttgaaattttgtgcaGGTGGTCTTGGATTAGATCCAAGTTATTTTTGGCGGTTTTGTGGGTAAAGAAAACCTGATTGtctttttgttgatttattctCTTTGACATCCAACTATTCATAAAAAGTCCATCTAACTGTTGTGACAAATTAATTCATTTGCATTAACACGAGTGtcgtattattattagtgatggagagtaatagtgaagaaagtttaaactgcacaccagaaaatgttgttgaatcgacaactgcagcgactattaaacttctccctgagaaatccaaGGAGTGGTGTAAAGAAATTGGAATTGTTTTATCAACTATAAATATCTGTCAATTGTCATCATACCTCTGCAAGAAACATCACAACAAGGAACAAAACGAGGGGATTAAATCTAGCGAATGCAtgacttcaattcattaattttggctgGTGCTtgtgtcttgatgaaacaacactttcttcttaatcAAATACGGCTCATTTTCTTCACTCAAACATTGCAGTAAGTTCGTATTATATTCGAAATTCATAGTTTTAGTTGTGACAGATTAACTAAATACATATTAATTcgtattattttcaatcaagaaaaaagaagaaaattaatcaCTTTCGAATTGTTTCATCAACTATGAATCACTTCATatatctgtcatttgtcattataCCTTTACAAATCACTTAACAAcagatatttataatattggTAACGAATTTGCTAATAGTTACTTGAAAGTTGAGTCAAGTTAAACAGTTTATTGTACGCGCTACCACAAGTGCTAGTGTGAATCAAATAATATTAACTAACCGGAAACTCAACAAAATGGTTTCAAAATTTGGTttggtttaaaaatttttttcattaaaaacaaattgaacGTTCCAGTAAGTTATTCTCTTTGGAACTCACACTGTTATATGTCATCACAATCGAAGATCATCCCCAGGATGTTTCACTCTTATTCATAGGCGTATTAAGTCAAAGATTTGGTTTAAATTTCGGTCTGAAGGTCACATATACGAAACCCAACATTATCTAGCccaacacaaaaatatatttagttttcaacTTAATAGCTTTTCGCTTTAAACCTCTTCATCCATCACTTCAAAAACCACTAAAACTTACGGCAATAGCATTTGTTTACCGCACGGCGAGTATTTTTAATTGAgtatcagctgattttgacaattgatTAGATTGCTCAatttatattcttcttttacACAAATATATTTGACATAAAATGAACGAGTGTTAATTTTACTAATACTTGCGAATAGCACGGAACATAACAATTTAGACACATTctattctattgaaattttatgtaattgTATCGATGGCTGCAACGTTGCCAGAGTAATCATTTCGAAAATAGTTCTACTGATATTACATTGGTATAAGTTTCTTATTCTTGTTTTACGTAGCAATTAACTCAATTTCTTTCGATTTCCCTTTGTTTCTagttaatgttatttttttttaaatattttgagatatatatTTAAGATGAACCCATATTTTGTTCTCCCCGATTTGACCCAATTAAGTaacgtatttttataaattgtacaGGCcagtttttaaaattagtagCTATCATCCCGCggaaagtatttatttaaaataaattacctATTTCCGGTAGAAGcggtaaaaaaatatataaagaaatatttattatcatcgTTCACGAAATTAATATGTGGTTTGATAACGATACGGCAAATCCCTTCTCTACCCGCCCATTTAACAAGTATTTTAGTAACTTATTTGCACGTCCGAAAACACACCAATCAAAAAAGGGTCTGACCCGCGGCAAATTTTTGCCTTTCATTCGAGAACTCGCGGTTAGTTTATAACATGTAAAACCTATAATTACATATGTGTTAATTGTAGAAAGAAGGGTAACGTCGACGAGGCGGTGATATCGCGCTTAACAAGGGATCAAAGAACTTAACTCTGAAGGACTAAAAGATCTCGACATTCCAATATTAAGGACCACCGAGTAAAAATGACAGTACCGGTCTTGGAATCTAGATTCGTTCAGATTTTTTGCTATTAAATACTTTATATTCAGTTCATTTTCACTGCTTCAAATGgtagtaaaaatttttctattttcaccaCACTGTAGTTttgaaatttacttttaaatCTAAGTGGATTCGAAACCGTAAAAGATCTAGTAGACCAGATGAACAGTAATTGCTTATCAGTCCGCTGCAATGAGTTCTTGTTGATAGTACTTATcgtgaaatattgattttgaataatacaTTAACTCAGATTCAAAACAAGTGCCGATAACACTCactaaaagttaaaatttgtCGTTACGAGGATGGTACCAGAAACACCTGGCCTGCCctagagatggcgatagttGCATTAGAAAATACACGATCTATATATCATGTCATTTAGGATTAAAGACGCCAtcttgtttagtatttgtttggcagccatctaTGATGAAGGTTTTCagtgtaaacatggaaaaaaattgttattgttatgtgatacaatatttttattttgaaggtcTTAGCAAGACCAATATTAAAACTAAGCTATTAGCCTGATTTAACCCCCTCGGACTATTTCCTATTTCCACACTTTTTCCGAGGAATTTGACGATTCTTGTCaaggtatcgaacttattgatcatcgctgggaaaagtgtatgaagTTAACAGGAGATTAGGAGCTTTATACATAATCCTCGTAAATACAGGATCGTATATATCATACCTAAAGTCAAATATAGTCGACTTGTATTCCAATTTCTACTTTATTCTGGAGGAAGAACTTAGTCGTTCAGCTCTCTGGATTTGCCAAGCTATCAGCAACTTTAGATTTAGTCTTCTTGAACTACCAAATGTCTAAAGTGTGAGCTGCTGGTACATATCTGGCATTTGACGTGCGTAGTTTATGTCAGCAACCATCCAAACCTTTCCTAACAACACCcaaacaatattataaaatcaaatcgTCACCACTTGTCTCTATCTAATTACGttaatgatatataaataaaaaaaacttcaatttgtAATCGGTTTGGTTTATATATCGAACTAATTAATAAGTAGTACTAAcgttcacaaaaaaaaaatgaaacaaaagttaagttcgatagtctatgAGGCTCCTAATATCCCAATTATAACAATAAcagtaaattattaaaagataAATACAGAGCAAAGAGGATCGGTTCATTTAACCCACCTAAATCCAACGAAACAGTTTTCCCAAACACTTATTAATTATTACCGAATAGCCGCTCAGTTATGGAATGTAAACACATGTGATTATAATCACAACCCATAAATTTATTACTTGAAAATAATACGGTTAAACCCATCGATTGATTTTACTACCTACcaccacaaaaaaaaacataacagGTACCGAAAACTGTGCATTTggtatataatttgaattaactTGATTTTTTTGCCATAGACATTatcataaaatcattattttcctATTTAATTAGTTCATTAGCGATGTTCTAAACGCCTCATCATTGGTTAGGTGACATCAAATAACACGTGGATTTATTGACATCCAAACAAAGTGTCGTTTgtatttggaacaaaaatccAGTACGTTCCCGAAGCGTTATTAGATTTTGATTTCTTCTGGCATTCATGATGGCTGCGTATTTTGTATCTAATCAAGATTTTACATTCACTGAGGTCAAATAAACAAAAGCATTAAAATTATCTTTGCACAATACAAACATTTCATTCTTGTTATCGCACTCAGGTACAATACAATATCTAAAGAACGTGTTTTTAATTTGTTCCATGACTTTTAACGTTATTATAACCTATAAAGTAACTGTCATAATTGAAGTAAACAAATACTGGACGTTGCGAATGACGTCATTTAATGATCGCGAAAAATAGCGGCGTTTTCGAAACAAACCAAATTTAAACGATacttattttgacttttttggtagaatatattatattgtttattgagTTATAGCTATCTAAAGAgcgaattaaaaatataaaaaaatacgtgCGTATTTCCTGTTGAGAATTTGATAGTTCAAAATGCAAACAAAAGTTTTTCGTATcgataaaatgttttcaaaatatcactttGACTTTGATGgatatttaaatagttttttgtcTGATATGATATTATGTTGTcttgtattttttgatatatgttCTTGAGGATAACAAAAAGTCTTCTATTAAGTTCAATGACTTCTTCTATCAAGTACCATAGTTCAAAAGATCCAATAATATCTTCAGAACTAATTATCTTTTCATTCAACGAAAaccttttatttcaattttcactccaaaatattagattttgtaatatattcgtgataaattgtttttaaatcgaAGAGAGTGAATGGTTggattatttgttgaaaatattaacttttgaaGGGATGGGATTGTGGTGATTTTGGGGTTTGTTACAACTACTACCGCGGGAAtggcaaaaaaagaaaaaaatcatttccaaTCACCAACTTTTGGCTAGTAAACGTGTTCACCGGGTTACAGGAAAACCTGCAGCACCGCCGAAATAAATTTAGTTACCCTACCCAACGCTAGATGGTGACGCAACCAGTATTCATTGAAGTATACAGAAATTTGCTGTAATACGTGATGGTTTTTGTatctttagttatttttatgattattttttagtttttacaaacttttgtctacaaattgtaacaatttttaacaataaagcatttctttcGAAACTTATCATGTTATTTAATTTACAttggatattttaaaaatacaaaagttttaACATTCCTATCTCTTGTAAAACATGTGGCAACATCGATAGTATATTCATTGATTATCAGATTAgaacaatgaaatatttgaagtatGTTGAGACAAAATTAAGAACCGTCGTTACTAAATGCAAATCAATTTGGTTAGGTTGAAGTGATTTGTATAACGaagcaaatattttcatttagtgGAAACTGTGATTAAATTAAGTGTGCGGTTCAAAAGCTCGCTTGtatctgaaaatttatttcgaacACACTGTATTTGCAATAATGTTCACTAGATGGAATTATGTTCAGTATTTATTCGTAAAAAACGAATGAAACAATTGAGCAATATCCTGAGAATGTACGGTATGTCCTAGTCGGTCTGACTCACCACACACGAAGAATGGAGATCTGCACGTCTTGTTTGACATACTTGGCCTCCATCACAGTATATGACGATTTATGAATTGCTTGTACTGTTTTCCCacaataatacatattttgttaagtattgttgaagatttaaagaaaaaaaattttgtgatttgaaaataaacatagtTGTGAAACAATATGTGGCGCGTGAGgttttttttaggttagaaaatgtatagaaaacaaaaataatgtttataaagaAGGAAAGAAAATGTCGAAATACATTTAATTGAAGAATAATTGTGGTTTATCGAGAAATCCAAATATTTAGGAGGGTATTAAGAGTGTCGTGAATGTTTTATATgcaaaaagtaatattttcattcgCAAGAAAGAAGAACCgaaggaaacaaaaattgtggttacgagaatggtcccagaagtacaaagaaaacacacattttggaaaaaaaaatatatttattataattcattgattttggccattggaataacggatgtgtgagctggtgcttgtgtcttgatgaaacaacactttcttcttagccaaatgcgtcCGTTTTTGCTTGGTGTCTTCACTTAAACATTGCAGAAGTTCCCATAATATTCGTGGTTgattgtttttcgttttttttaagatagtcaataAGCATTCCAAAAAAAAGCGAATccatgaccttgcctgtagATGAAACAGTCATTGCCTTATTCGgaaccggttctcccttttcagtgcattgttttgattgtactTTTGTTTcaggagtgaagtgatggacccatgtTTAATGAAACGGCCAAACACgcaatggaaacatcttcatgacgcagtttttgttccattgtgagcaaacgcggcatccatctcgCGCACAGCttcctcatgtccaaattttcagttaatatgcatTGAACTGCACTTTTTGGaacgcactttcagtcgacgatcatccagtaccactttgtggaGTCTTCACCTTATTTGGACAACAACAACGATGCTGGTAATCGCAGGTCGCACGGCTTCTGctaccaaatatttcactagTAATTA includes:
- the LOC130892673 gene encoding serine/threonine-protein kinase MARK2-like; amino-acid sequence: MIYGGKIKEPRFCRIILRLICQHPVYLVLSVVIVESIRFFLSVKRTKLKTKFNPYSMSPDVQRKKLVSVGNYIFTGNTLGKGNFARVEEAVHTILNVKVAIKIIDVNHIKEEYVIKNLYREAKIMSKLNHPCIAFLYQTMQRSDNVYYLITEVASGGDLCAFVKRHVHGKLPEKQTKIYARQFSSAFSHMHNLKIVHRDLKMENVMLNSRQTQIKIVDFGLSNFWSPDNPLRTHCGSPEYAAPELFITGKKYGPEVDLWSFGIILYGMVLGQLPFVTSRSTQLPSQERRKQLVEQINKGLSTSHRRALSSFTTEFRSLMSRLLVADITRRITTKELAVHPWITDRGKKIIVANPLKNLDSYEKSKIVSKINTSLQMEPKVLSSTLVQEPLGRIAGMFNILKRRYQLSQVHGDGTSQTMSSLNIFELKNLSKSLEKKSSSSTREHKLKMLQTAFQKSQTTQTQTKKPDYRSPRVSLSEGKPSKPTNPIIEQEKIKSAKIKKYSKIRPNTVQEIIKQEHELEKIEESIRPSTVQPLSQTKSSPVDYREIKSPCLRRKVYSATITQHINSPKQNKSPTNLKQKDIPLVPTKASEKLDVPFGIKLPKLILHNSKPNKKQIPLLPKKSKNLKPKEKEYTAKIELKRSSDLKASKKLLEISHSTESPHYSKKEVSLRPPDANPENTNSKSEHRTRRPPTTAPLHEILETSLRTAGIVTSNSKSIRKHSGSTNINVGSKERKEEPVDRSNMAYGDYVSRASTTPAGHNKKLAIYDPIAKSIADYVSNNVSNKIYHYPWLKK